Part of the Methanothermobacter sp. MT-2 genome is shown below.
ATGAAACTAAAAGACAAAACAATAACCCTAAAGATAAAATCAAAGGATGCAACAGCGTTTAGAGCCGCTATAAACTCAACCCTAAGATGGATAAAACTCGCATATGATATAAAAAACTTGAAAAGGTGATAATATATGGAACTGCCAAAAAACATCCAACACCAACTAGCCCAATTCCAACAACTACAACAACAAGCCCAGGCAATCTCACTCCAAAAACAGACAGTAGAAAGACAAATCCAGGAAACCCAAAGAGCACTAGAAGAACTCTCAAAGGCCGAGGAAGACGCCGACATATACAGGACAGCGGGCAACCTACTTATAAAAACAAAAAAGGAAGAAATAGAAGAAGAACTATCAGATAAACTCGAAACTTTAAAACTTCGCGAAAAAACCATAGAAAGACAAGAAGAAAGGGTAATGAAGAAACTGCAAGAAATGCAAGTCAACCTACAAGAAGCCATGAAAAACGCCGGCCTAAAACCAGGAGCAGGGGGCGCGACCTAAATTCTCCTATTTTTTCCGAGGTGAAAAATAATCTTGAAAAAACTAACAAAAGAAGACTCTGATAAAATAGCCAATCTCCTATCAACAACAATAGAAGAATTCATTTTCTCAAGGATTCCTAAAAAGGAGATAAGAGACCTAGACATCACCATAATCCTAGACTATGAAAAAGGACTAGACGTTAACATCTCCATTGAATTAATCCCCTACGAATTCTCAAAAATCGAACCCAGGATAGCTGATGAGGCCATTAAACTAGCCTACAAGAAACTAGACCAACACTTGGATAGATCTCCCTAAACCTTAGAATTCACAGCCACCAGCAATATATTACAAATTCATCTCCCTTATACGTTCAAACCTCTAAGACCATCCAGCAAAACTAAAAAAATACGATGTTCCATTATGCTCCCTTATACGTTCAAACCTCTAAGACCATCCCCCCGTGAAACATCACCTCTATTTTTTTTGAACACAACCCTTAACTTGCATGGTATTCCAAAACCATGATGATAAAATAATACTTTTTAGTAGTAAGATATTTATATGAAAGGATACTAAATTAATAGGGTGAAGACTCCCTCCTCTATTAGGCCAACACCCAATCTGAGGGGACGCTAAAAAAAATATTGTGGGGTTGATATAACAATTCCTTTTCGCTCAAACATCCCACTAGTCCCCTCAATCCTCCTCTCCCAGTATTAATAAAATTAAAATAGAAAATCTTAAATATCATATAACAAAAATTATCATCCATAATATAAACAGAAAAAAGAGTATGATAAAATTTTTTCCCTCCTAACATAATAACCCCCCCATGCACCTCCCCCCTCCACATCTGATGTGGAGGGCGACCCCCTCCTATTATAAGGAAAAGAATATAATAATCCTTTTAATGAAGACCAGCCCATTCTACAAAAACATCAACAAGAAAATCCAATGCACACTCTGTGAGAGAAGATGCAAACTCTCAAACAGAGAACAAGGAACCTGCAAGGTAAGATTCAACAAAAACGGTAAACTATACACACTAACCTATGGACGACTAAGTGCAATGGAAAGCAGGCCAATAGAAATAAAACCATTCTACCATTACTGGCCAGGTTCAACCTCACTTACAATTGCAACTTATTCTTGCAATTTTTCATGCCCATGGTGCCAAAACTATCACCTTTCAAGGAGCCTGCCAAGGGGAATTCCCTACACGCCACCAGGGGCTATTGTAGAGAAAGCTTTAATAAACCATGATGAAGGATTATGTCTCAGCTTCCAAGAACCAACACTATTAACAGAATACGCTATCGATCTTTTCAAAATAGGGAGAAAACATAAACTCTATGCATGCTATGTTTCCAATGGGTACATGACAATAGAAGCACTAGAGTCTCTGATTGACGCTGGACTCACTGGATTAAACATAGACATAAAAGGTGGGAAGGACGTTTACAAAGAATATTGTGGCGGTATAAACGTATACAAAATATGGAGAAATGTTAAAATGGCCTTAGAAGATGGTGTTCATGTAGAAATTGTGAATCTTGTTGTTACTGGTGTGAATGAGAATGACATAGATTGGGTAATAGAAAATCATTTGAAGTTTGCGGGTGAAGACACGCCTTTACACTTCACAAGATATTATCCGAGGTATAAGTTCACGAGCCCGGCAACTAGGATAGAAATACTTGAAGAGGCTGTGAAGAAGGCCCAGAGGGAGGGTATAAAATATGTTTATATAGGTAATGTGCCCGGTCATAGGTTTGAACATACATATTGTCCAGAGTGTGGGAAACTTTTAATAAGGCGGTTTTCTTATAAGATCCTGGATTATAGAATTGGGGATGGTAAGTGTCCGGAGTGTGGGGAAAAAATAAAAATATATGGTCGATATATTTCCAGGGATGTTCTTTAACCTTCCTTACAATCTTTTTAATATGGAGCTTATGGATGAGACAGTCCAATGTGTGGAAGCTGTGAGACCCCCCCACAAGGTTAATACCCCCTTTTTATTCTCTCTGAGTATTAGTAATACTCCATGAGTTTTTAATATACTATTTTTATACCACCTCTAAATTAGTAATACTTTTTTTAGTTAAATATATAAATTATAAAGGTAAATCTGAATAGATGAAAATAAAAAGGGGGTGAATAATATTAAAAAATTAGGAAACAGACAAATACTGCTCCTAACAATTCTAGTAGTGTTAGCAGTCTCATTAACAGGATCAGCCTATGCAGACAATTATGTGGGCGGCAAACCCCTAGAAACGGTCCAAGAAGGTAATGTAACCGGTGACCTTGCAGTGGACTCATACTATGGATTCAATGCAACAGACCCTTATAATGTCACATACACATTCAACTATACAATACCATCAGATGCCAAGATAAAAAACGCAACATTATACGTGCTAGTATATTCAGGCACCATGCAAGGAGCAAGACAAACATACATCAACGTAACCTACAATGGACAATTACTAGACAACCAATCACTCTACACCACATACAACTACCCCGGAGACGGTGGAAACAATAATACGTGGCTTTTAGGCCCTGGACACGACGAAGACCCATACCTAATGGTAAACGACCATACAATGCGCGTAACAAGCGACTACCTACTATGGTACGATGTAACAAACATTACAAAGGAAAGCAACTGGGCCAACGTATGCACCAAGGGCTCATACGACGGTCGAATAAAACTCATAACACTGGTTGTGGCCTACAACCTCCCAGGAAGCACAACCGGGACAAGATACTGGATCAACCTCGGACATGATGTAAGCAGCTACAATGACGAAGAATACACAGGAGAAACATACTTCAATGGTACAGTATCCGGAACAATCAAAGATGTCACATTGATGATAGTGCATGCAGCAAGCCAAGACGGAATCTACACATACAATAACCAGAACCTGCCAAATGGCACATACCAAAGACGAGGAACATACAGCGGATACGAAATATGGAACGTCACAAACCTCTACAACAACGAAACCAACAAATTCACATACCACAAAAGCCCAGGAACAGGAGTAGAAGGAGGATACTACAAAATCATCCTAGCAATACAAAAGGTCACTTACACATCAAATATCGACTTAAGATTCCAGAGCGTCCTCGCCCCTGGTAATACGATATTTGCACTAGAAAACAATACAATAAAGTGCCAAATCAAAAACGTTGGCACTGAAAAATCACCACCAACAACACTACTATTATACGCCAATGACGAACTAGTCTCAAATGCAACCATACCCTCCATAAACCCAAATAGCAACGTTTATGTGAATATAACGGATCCCACGATAAGACCAGCCACAGCAGAAACGCTCTATGGTAACAATAACCAGAACATAACCTATAAATTTGTTATAGACCCATACAATGAAGTTCCAGAAACCAATGAAACAAACAACCAATATATAAAAAATCTCCCATTACTATACAATGGCTACAAAGGCAAAAGATGGGCCTACAACGGCTCAGACATTAACACAGTAGAACTCTATGACGGCCAATACGGCATCGCATATTATGTGCAGCCTGACACAACCTATGCAAGTGGAACCACCGGATGGTCAAATTACACCGTAACATTCAACGGCACACAACCCAACATACCAGAAAACACAACCCCAATCACAGTATACTTGTACGTCCCATACAATTGGGATAACAAAGGCACACAACCAGAAGAAGGCGCAGCACTAACATACCTAACAATACAATTCAACCAGGCAGTATTCCAACCAGGAAACTACACAAGATGGTACTGGGACCAAGCAAACTTCGGAGGCTACCCAAACTACAAATACGGCCTACTAGTCTACAACGTAACAGAATACTACAACAAAAACCAAGACAACACTGTGAATGTCACATTATCAGTACCAGCAAGCCAGACTACACACACACTTAGCATGTACCCATTCACACTACTAGTAATCTACAATGACAATACAGCGCCAAGAAGACAAATATTCATCGCAGAAGAATCCGACGTCCTACTCCTAGGAGATTCAACATATGGAACAAACCTCAACGAAACAATAGCATACACCAAATTCAACGGAACAGAAATAAACTTAGAAGATGTTGCAAACGCCACATATCATACATGGGCAGGCAATGCCGGACCAAACGAAGGAAACGTATACTTTAATGGCGAAACTTTAGGATTGAATGTATGGCAAGGAAACAGCAAAACAGCATACCCAGAAGTATTCAATGTCACAGGAAAACTCCAACCAAATAATAACATAGCAGCCATACAAGGAACAGACTCCGGCGGCATGCTAGCACTACTACAAATCCTAGTAGTAGAATATGAACCACCAATAGCCAATTTCACAGCCAACACTACAATTGGAGTCCTCCCATTAACAGTACAATTCCAGGACTTGTCAACAGGAGCCACAGAATGGCTCTGGGAATTCGGTGACGGTACAAATAGCACAGAACAAAACCCAACCCACACCTACACACAACCAGGAACATACACCATAACACTCACAGTAAAAGGTCCAGGAGGACAAGACACACTAACAAAACAAGACTACATAACAGCCGCGAGAGTCATGAACTTAAACACTAATGAAACCTTCAATAAAATCCAGGATGCCATAAACGATAATGACACAGTGAATGGCCACACGATACTGGTAGGAGAGGGCAACTACACAGAAAACATAAACTTAAATAAATCTCTAGTATTGAAGGCTAATGGTCTCGTGACCATCATTGCAAATAACACAGGAAACAATGTTATCAATATAGCTGCAAATGATACCCAGATTGAAGGTTTCACAGTTACCGGGGCCACTGGTAGCGGTGCAGCAGGCATACTAATCAACGGTTATGATAGATGCACACTACTCAACAATACGGTCATCAACAACTACTATGGTATTAGGCTCACAAATGCAGAAGCTTGCACGCTTCGTAACAACAGCATATGGAATAACACGCGCAACTTCGGAGTATTCCAGAAATTTGTGGAGGATATCGACACGAGCAACACAATCAACGGAAAACCAATATACTACCTAATGAACATCCAAGATTTAACTTTGAGTGAAGATGCAGGATTCATCGGCCTAGTGAACACAACAAATGTCACAATAGATGGCATCAGCATTTCAAATTCACAACAGGGCATACTACTAGTCAATGCAACCAACTGCCACATCGAAAACATGACCTTAACACAGAATAGATTCGGCGCATACATCTACAATTGTAGCATGATAACAATCAAGGATAGCACGATAACAGACACTGACTATTACGCTATACTGTTCCTTCAACCAACCACTGGTAACACAATAGAAAACAATACTATAAGGAACTGTACTTACGCTATATCCTTCTACAACGGCGTGACAAATAGCACGATACAATACAACAACGTGGAAGGCAGTAGTGATGGTATAGACGCATATGGTGATGGTAACAATACAATAGCATACAATAACATCATCGCTGGCGGATTAATCGTATATGGCGCGAACAACATCGTAACAAATAACATAGTAAAGCCAGGCACGCCCAGATCAGTCATATACGTCTCTGGAAACAATAACCTCATAGCCAATAATACAGTCTACCTGCCGGTGGATAAAAGCGGAATCCGCGTTGAAGGTGGAGGAAACAATACAATAATAGCCAACACAGTAATAGGGACAAACAAACAA
Proteins encoded:
- a CDS encoding putative cell surface glycoprotein; the encoded protein is MNNIKKLGNRQILLLTILVVLAVSLTGSAYADNYVGGKPLETVQEGNVTGDLAVDSYYGFNATDPYNVTYTFNYTIPSDAKIKNATLYVLVYSGTMQGARQTYINVTYNGQLLDNQSLYTTYNYPGDGGNNNTWLLGPGHDEDPYLMVNDHTMRVTSDYLLWYDVTNITKESNWANVCTKGSYDGRIKLITLVVAYNLPGSTTGTRYWINLGHDVSSYNDEEYTGETYFNGTVSGTIKDVTLMIVHAASQDGIYTYNNQNLPNGTYQRRGTYSGYEIWNVTNLYNNETNKFTYHKSPGTGVEGGYYKIILAIQKVTYTSNIDLRFQSVLAPGNTIFALENNTIKCQIKNVGTEKSPPTTLLLYANDELVSNATIPSINPNSNVYVNITDPTIRPATAETLYGNNNQNITYKFVIDPYNEVPETNETNNQYIKNLPLLYNGYKGKRWAYNGSDINTVELYDGQYGIAYYVQPDTTYASGTTGWSNYTVTFNGTQPNIPENTTPITVYLYVPYNWDNKGTQPEEGAALTYLTIQFNQAVFQPGNYTRWYWDQANFGGYPNYKYGLLVYNVTEYYNKNQDNTVNVTLSVPASQTTHTLSMYPFTLLVIYNDNTAPRRQIFIAEESDVLLLGDSTYGTNLNETIAYTKFNGTEINLEDVANATYHTWAGNAGPNEGNVYFNGETLGLNVWQGNSKTAYPEVFNVTGKLQPNNNIAAIQGTDSGGMLALLQILVVEYEPPIANFTANTTIGVLPLTVQFQDLSTGATEWLWEFGDGTNSTEQNPTHTYTQPGTYTITLTVKGPGGQDTLTKQDYITAARVMNLNTNETFNKIQDAINDNDTVNGHTILVGEGNYTENINLNKSLVLKANGLVTIIANNTGNNVINIAANDTQIEGFTVTGATGSGAAGILINGYDRCTLLNNTVINNYYGIRLTNAEACTLRNNSIWNNTRNFGVFQKFVEDIDTSNTINGKPIYYLMNIQDLTLSEDAGFIGLVNTTNVTIDGISISNSQQGILLVNATNCHIENMTLTQNRFGAYIYNCSMITIKDSTITDTDYYAILFLQPTTGNTIENNTIRNCTYAISFYNGVTNSTIQYNNVEGSSDGIDAYGDGNNTIAYNNIIAGGLIVYGANNIVTNNIVKPGTPRSVIYVSGNNNLIANNTVYLPVDKSGIRVEGGGNNTIIANTVIGTNKQGQGIVPLNGDIIQDNIVTNCNYGIWPFNAKNCTIIRNNVTGCNYGIYVTSGGNHTFIDNIIKENTKGIRLTGTGIGASTGNLLYVNYFINNTNQTEGDASNNNWNTTEGGNYWSDYTGDDLNGDGIGDVPYQGDQKPLIVDLMIEDLHVIGNSVQVRVKNNGKADITRIDPTVTFPVKIAYDTQEYLHYIDPLPAGGSQTITQNITISPGSHTITVNILYNETTHYLQDTSIRDANINNNIANITLTRDLKVTNITYNPSNAAGHRELFANEPNTIRVTVFNEGNLDAGQFKVKLIIGEYNSTKIIAGLAANSTVNVTFDDFTPTLTGPITISVIVDSDDEIEENNETNNIYETTGTVYYNGYKGKRYTAGDDINTILLLEGKLGLIYSTGNSTYRGSGSSNWQTPYTVTWTPTNLPIPEGATIKEARLYQPYTWNTALGIPDFTATFNGETINPTAHYNDTKGYGTSNYPSGLLVYNVTGLFRANENNTLVLTAGANTTTALYGSYLLIIYEHENETTKTIMINEEADMLYSRTDYGVNNTEATAYANFSNINSNIVKNATTIIIMASANEANKSKFYFNNQEYTGFWQDYLSGPQIGFSTYNIKEALQNGTNTARIQSYNNGSNGDNVVALGSILILEYEPPIANFTANPTSGVAPLTVQFQDLSTGATEWLWEFGDGTNSTEQNPTHTYTQPGTYNITLTIKGPGGQNTLTKQDYITAYKGPEFILQNFTVAPTSGVAPLNVTASCTLTNTGDVAGDYTAELKIDGIVVANQTVTVGAGETKTVTFTRTLEAGTYNITIDGLAPVNVNVTPAGVSLGDLVSAANTVKAYYERYGRLPSRVVIAGQNYTMSQLLYLLTKATVNINMGNLNPIAPRAVGAPTAPGGSYRHGRLYKPEYVQVAANILSFINRYGRAPNYASTSLGRIPFQRLVYMYTKIIAFYGTNHRLPNYVTAVGAPTAPGGSYRHGRLYKPEYVQVAANILSFINRYGRAPNYASTSLGRIPFQRLVYMYTKIIAFYGTNHRLPNYVTI
- a CDS encoding prefoldin, beta subunit; the encoded protein is MELPKNIQHQLAQFQQLQQQAQAISLQKQTVERQIQETQRALEELSKAEEDADIYRTAGNLLIKTKKEEIEEELSDKLETLKLREKTIERQEERVMKKLQEMQVNLQEAMKNAGLKPGAGGAT
- a CDS encoding radical SAM domain protein, producing the protein MKTSPFYKNINKKIQCTLCERRCKLSNREQGTCKVRFNKNGKLYTLTYGRLSAMESRPIEIKPFYHYWPGSTSLTIATYSCNFSCPWCQNYHLSRSLPRGIPYTPPGAIVEKALINHDEGLCLSFQEPTLLTEYAIDLFKIGRKHKLYACYVSNGYMTIEALESLIDAGLTGLNIDIKGGKDVYKEYCGGINVYKIWRNVKMALEDGVHVEIVNLVVTGVNENDIDWVIENHLKFAGEDTPLHFTRYYPRYKFTSPATRIEILEEAVKKAQREGIKYVYIGNVPGHRFEHTYCPECGKLLIRRFSYKILDYRIGDGKCPECGEKIKIYGRYISRDVL